One part of the Candidatus Korarchaeum sp. genome encodes these proteins:
- a CDS encoding ABC transporter ATP-binding protein has product MVAIEVEGLEKRYVTYLRRGLRRERSVIHALRGISFSVMKGEVFGLLGPNGAGKTTTVKILSTLLLPDSGKAFLLGYDVVREPEEVRKRIGVSLSVERGFFWKLTGRENLIYFGMLYGLDGNKLRERVDYLLKLVGLDELNSSDKLYEEYSTGMKARLSIARALLIDPDVLILDEPTLGLDPASSRMIRELLIRLAHDEGKTVLITTHNMFEAEIVCDRVAIINDGRIIAVDTIDNLKGIVGGDLSIELSILPSARISLDNLRPHFSDLNAELTLDGDDIKLKVLTKPSERDGVTQELLLRLQKLGCSVKRVEVREPNLEDVFIELTRGRS; this is encoded by the coding sequence ATGGTGGCTATAGAGGTCGAGGGATTGGAGAAGAGATACGTGACTTACTTGAGGAGGGGGCTCAGGAGGGAGAGGAGCGTAATCCATGCCCTCAGGGGGATATCCTTCTCAGTGATGAAAGGCGAGGTGTTCGGATTGCTAGGGCCGAACGGTGCCGGTAAGACCACTACTGTCAAGATACTGAGCACACTCCTGCTCCCCGATTCCGGTAAGGCGTTCCTGCTGGGATACGATGTAGTGAGGGAGCCCGAGGAAGTGAGGAAGAGGATAGGCGTCTCCCTATCCGTCGAGAGGGGATTCTTCTGGAAGCTGACGGGCAGGGAGAACTTGATTTATTTCGGGATGCTCTACGGCCTCGATGGGAATAAGCTGAGGGAGAGAGTGGACTATTTACTGAAGCTAGTCGGCTTGGATGAGCTTAACTCCTCCGATAAACTTTATGAGGAATATTCGACTGGGATGAAGGCGAGGTTGAGCATAGCTAGGGCCCTCTTGATAGATCCAGATGTCCTAATACTTGATGAACCGACTTTAGGGCTCGATCCGGCCTCATCTAGGATGATAAGGGAGCTCTTGATAAGGCTGGCTCATGATGAGGGGAAGACAGTGCTCATAACTACGCATAATATGTTCGAAGCTGAGATAGTCTGCGATAGAGTTGCTATAATAAATGATGGGAGGATAATAGCTGTAGATACGATCGATAACCTCAAGGGGATAGTTGGAGGGGATCTGAGCATAGAGCTATCGATCCTGCCGAGCGCCAGGATATCGTTGGATAATTTGAGGCCCCATTTCTCAGATCTCAATGCCGAGCTCACGCTGGATGGCGATGATATCAAGCTCAAGGTACTGACTAAGCCCAGCGAGAGGGATGGAGTGACTCAGGAGCTCTTGTTGAGGTTGCAGAAGCTAGGATGCAGCGTGAAGCGAGTCGAGGTGAGGGAGCCCAACTTGGAGGACGTATTCATAGAGCTGACGAGGGGGAGATCATGA
- a CDS encoding ABC transporter permease, which produces MSLASLFKSGVFLDLYFVKNNRANLISFLLWPYLMLILMLGAGFLLGSAQSFRSNVGDVDPIVFFVSSTLIASASLSVMWDVGGAVLFHRWAGTLPYVLLAPYRTSVILVMAYIPRYILWSFIQLAEFLPPLIIRKGIYALIIDLPILSISLIVGMLPLLGFSAIFASILLITKEESNILSWLNPIILILSGAFYPSYLFPLWAKIISQALPTTHTFELARLSALMSAPGVREVILIIGILLGMSVIYNALSYTMLGKAEERALGSGSI; this is translated from the coding sequence ATGAGCCTCGCCTCTCTATTCAAATCCGGCGTGTTCCTGGATCTCTACTTCGTCAAGAATAATAGGGCCAACTTGATATCCTTCCTCCTCTGGCCCTACCTGATGCTGATCCTCATGCTAGGCGCAGGCTTCCTCTTAGGATCGGCTCAATCATTCAGATCGAACGTGGGGGATGTCGATCCAATCGTCTTCTTCGTCTCATCCACTCTAATAGCTTCAGCTTCCCTCTCAGTCATGTGGGATGTCGGAGGGGCTGTCCTATTCCACAGGTGGGCCGGGACACTCCCTTACGTATTACTGGCCCCCTACAGGACTTCAGTCATATTAGTGATGGCTTACATCCCCAGATACATCCTCTGGAGCTTCATCCAGCTCGCGGAGTTCCTCCCACCTCTCATTATTAGGAAGGGGATTTACGCCCTAATAATAGATCTCCCGATCCTCTCCATATCTCTAATAGTGGGGATGCTCCCCCTACTAGGTTTCTCAGCGATATTCGCCTCGATACTCTTGATAACGAAGGAGGAGAGCAATATACTGAGCTGGCTCAACCCAATAATATTAATACTCTCCGGAGCTTTCTACCCCTCTTACCTCTTCCCCCTATGGGCTAAGATAATATCTCAGGCCCTCCCGACGACCCACACATTCGAATTAGCTAGATTGAGCGCCTTAATGTCAGCTCCCGGCGTGAGGGAGGTTATACTGATAATAGGCATATTGCTGGGCATGAGCGTCATCTACAACGCTCTATCATACACTATGCTCGGTAAGGCTGAGGAGAGAGCTTTAGGGAGTGGATCTATATGA